The Faecalibacterium prausnitzii genome includes a window with the following:
- the rplN gene encoding 50S ribosomal protein L14, translating to MVQMQTYLKVADNTGAKELMCFRVLGGTRKRYANIGDVVVCSVKKAAPGGSVKKGDVVKAVIVRSKHGVRRDDGSYIRFDENAAVIVMADKSPKGTRIFGPVARELRDAGYTKILSLAPESL from the coding sequence ATGGTTCAGATGCAAACTTATCTCAAAGTTGCCGACAACACCGGTGCCAAGGAGCTGATGTGCTTCCGCGTGCTGGGCGGCACCCGCAAGAGATACGCAAACATTGGTGACGTCGTGGTCTGCTCTGTCAAGAAGGCAGCCCCCGGCGGCTCCGTTAAGAAGGGCGACGTCGTCAAGGCTGTCATCGTGCGCAGCAAGCATGGCGTCCGCCGCGACGACGGCTCCTACATCCGTTTCGATGAGAACGCCGCCGTTATCGTCATGGCCGACAAGAGCCCCAAGGGTACTCGTATCTTTGGACCCGTCGCTCGCGAGCTGCGTGATGCCGGCTACACCAAGATCCTGAGCCTGGCTCCGGAATCGCTGTAA